A region from the Aegilops tauschii subsp. strangulata cultivar AL8/78 chromosome 5, Aet v6.0, whole genome shotgun sequence genome encodes:
- the LOC109754713 gene encoding uncharacterized protein, with product MPSDAALSPAPTGRNNGGKMQKLLKSAFKRGDSPAQAAGEEPELSPSASRGSGSGSGRTSSGRRVGRGDDVGDRSSRESVELDAEGSKNDKMLAALRDWKIASAYETFPWEKKMKELLPVPESSRFLSLLLLPKATDGTHTRYNTLDDTLARADAWLASSRASGVPVELASVQTEALLTKISGETAVSTVNMGSLSDLANMSNVSLYGFEDYHGVDIGVVRAVRLWYAPSGPGGEMAVEIALRQGDTRLGFAISRTEEGFIYVSSVADESTPGVASTRSGLLELHRAARRAGRLLVVSRVGGEKVLPWMVSTAGDVRCYDTVSLSQKLSLHRHALRPITLHFLTWDEGVLALPPPAPGPLLMLSSEGDDEEIDADGPEIAAGKGGKGSSFRFQNIGLPDSWL from the exons ATGCCCAGCGACGCCGCCCTCTCGCCGGCGCCGACCGGCAGAAACAACGGCGGCAAGATGCAGAAGCTGCTCAAGTCGGCCTTCAAGCGCGGCGACTCTCCGGCCCAGGCGGCCGGGGAGGAGCCGGAGCTCAGCCCGTCCGCGTCCAGGGGGTCTGGCTCGGGCAGCGGGCGGACGTCGTCGGGGAGGCGTGTCGGCCGAGGCGACGACGTGGGCGACCGGTCCAGCCGCGAGAGCGTCGAGCTCGACGCTGAAG GTTCCAAGAACGACAAGATGCTGGCGGCGCTGCGGGACTGGAAGATCGCGTCGGCGTACGAGACGTTCCCGTGGGAGAAGAAGATGAAGGAGCTGCTGCCGGTGCCGGAGTCGAGCCGGTTcctgtcgctgctgctgctccccaAGGCCACGGACGGCACCCACACCCGCTACAACACGCTCGACGACACCCTCGCCCGCGCCGACGCCTGGCTCGCCTCGTCCCGCGCCTCCGGCGTCCCCGTCGAGCTCGCCAGCGTCCAGACGGAGGCGCTGCTCACCAAGATCTCCGGCGAGACGGCGGTGTCCACGGTGAACATGGGCTCCCTGTCCGACCTGGCCAACATGTCCAACGTCAGCCTGTACGGGTTCGAGGACTACCACGGCGTGGACATCGGCGTGGTGCGCGCGGTGCGGCTGTGGTACGCGCCGTCGGGCCCCGGCGGCGAGATGGCGGTGGAGATCGCGCTGCGGCAGGGGGACACCAGGCTCGGCTTCGCCATCAGCCGGACCGAGGAGGGCTTCATCTACGTGTCGTCGGTGGCGGACGAGAGCACGCCGGGCGTGGCGTCGACGCGGTCCGGGCTGCTCGAGCTGCACcgggcggcgaggcgggcggGCAGGCTGCTGGTGGTGTCGAGGGTGGGAGGGGAGAAGGTGCTGCCGTGGATGGTCTCCACCGCCGGCGACGTCAGGTGCTACGACACCGTGTCGCTGAGCCAGAAGCTTTCGCTGCACCGCCACGCGCTCCGCCCCATCACGCTGCACTTCCTCACGTGGGATGAGGGCGTCCTCGCCCTGCCCCCGCCGGCGCCGGGGCCGCTGCTCATGCTGTCGTCCGAAGGCGACGACGAGGAGATCGATGCCGACGGGCCGGAGATCGCGGCCGGCAAGGGGGGCAAGGGCTCGTCCTTTAGGTTCCAGAACATCGGACTCCCGGATAGCTGGCTGTGA